AAGTACAAATGCTCAAGAAGGGTATTCTCAATAGGTCCAGTTTAATGAATAAAGCAGGATTTGGTGAATTCCAGCAGAATGTTACCTAACTTACTGTGTAATGTGGATTTCATAGTTTGGAGGAATGGTCTGGGGCTATTTTTCCTGGTTTAGGCTAGGCTCCCGATTCATGAAAGCAAATCAATGATTGTGCAACAAAGTAGGAAGCGGACACAGATAATGACAGATACTTGAGAAGGAACATGTTTCCCTGCCTCATTACAAATTTACTCTATTCATGCACAGATCCCAATTTAAAGACAGAAATTAGAACTGTAGCTGTACACATATTCCAGTTCTCGTTTGTCAGCCATCCTTAGATAAAAACCCCTTGAAAGTAACCACCCAAGAAAGAAAATTGAACAAATACAACTTTATAAAGTATTTTTGTTATTACAACTCTAAGCAAAGAGGTTTTGTACAAAATAAAGGCTTCCAGTGTTTttaaagttcattaaaaaaaaatctcacattaTATACACATAACTGTTCACCAAAGAAACAATAGTGAACCTGTACACTCATttacaaaggaaagaaaaaaaaacatttacacataaattatTCATTTACAACACAGTAACAAAAAGAACAGGTAAATAGCCTGATAATGCATAGAGTCATAAAACATACAGAGAAGGTGCAGCAAGCACGTTGTTGATGTATAAAGTGAAGGGGGAAAAAAGAACTTTGTACAGAATATGCAAGCTTTAGCATAAATGTTAGAGGTTACTGGGGTCACATACACAACAGCCTAGCCAACCACGCACCAGACCAGGGAGCTTACAGTTTTCCAAGATCTCCATAACACATACATTAGATCATACACAAAGAGCCCAAACTGTATGTCTTGTTACATATTGTAGACTTCTACCAAGCACAGCTGGATGGAATATCCAAAAGAGTGGTTATATAGATTTCTTACATTACAGTATACAGATGTTCCCACTCTAATTATAGGAATCAATACAGAAACTGTGCCTTGATTGGTTTCTCTGCATCTCAAAGAATCAAAACTCACGCATTAAAAGCCATTTGGATTATTTACTATATGAGAGGgtgcatttaaatgtttttttattttaagcaaatgtcACCAACACAAAAaggtttcacatttttttcctatATCTACATACCCTTCTACCAAAATGAAGCCTATTTTTTGTGGGCGACAGAGATTTTGCTTATATACTGcttcttttaatacactttggAATCTACATACATAGTTATATACTGGGTCATTTTATATTGTGGGCTGCTTTTGTAAGGCACCAACACTCTTTAAGGGACAAAGTTTAGCTGAGCAAACTGTCAAGCTAAGCATCAAGATTGACATGTCTTCTGCTTCGTCAAAATAGCTAAGAAATGGTTTATGTCAAAAATCTGTTTCATATCATTGTGCCACTAATATCCAGCattatattttaaagatttagCTGCCTTCTGGTTTCATAATTACAATGCTAGCACTTGTTTTCCCACAAGTTAAAATTATATTAACAATAACAGGTCAATAAACAGCATTTTCTCTGGTAAATGGTTTTTCTTAAACAAATGTATAAGTTTGAATAAACAGCATCAACTTACTGAAACATATCTAATATGCTCTATAGCTTCCTTCACCATCTTTCTCCTAGGTCCTTCAAATGGaaagcatctggttgctagggtcactaaCCTAACAACAATCTTTTTGGCTTGAATGATATATGGGAGTATGATTAGGGAAAAGTctgaacaattatttaaaaaaataacaaaacagaatCAACCCAGTTTGGGTCCCTAGCCTTAAATGTAAATGTGTAGAGGGAGAGTTGAGACGCAAAAGTCAAACCCACTTATAAGCAGTAAAGACCCAGTGCAGCATAGATCAAAAAGCAAACTGAAACATAGTGTTAAGGTCAGTAGCACATAACAGTTCAACAGTACACCAGTAGCAAATGAATACAAGGATAGTTCCCTGTgctttaatatattaaaggaaacacAAATAGGTTTCTTCAAGGTGCACCTGATGAAGAGACCCCCTCCTAAAATCACTTAGTAAATTTAAGTACAGGGGTATAGCCACTTCACTTAAAAGGCACATTCTAAGGTTCATATGAGGAAGGTAACCACCTTGGCTTTTCATGGAAAAAAGTCTGACTGTATAGTGTGAATGCAATCAATAGCAAATATAGCAAAAACTGTGGCATGGATTTAAAGGGTCATTGCACTGGACTGGTGCCATATATTATATGACTCCAGGTTGCCTTTTAATCTAAGCCCTACCACAAGTTTAATGCAGAACTACAAGTTTGTTTCCTAGCATGCCACAGTCATGCACAGAGATTTTTCTCAAGCCATAAAGAAGCTCTTTTGAAACAAACCTTTTGGTTTCCCAGGAGTTAGCTTGTGCAGCACTCTCTGGATTCCCAAACAGGCTGCCCTACTGTAATACAGAACAGAAAATGTGAGGAATGGATTGGTGACATTTGTATGGCTAATTCTTTTTCACAAATAGGAGATCTCATGCCTACATGTTAAGACATTTTGCATACACAGAATGTTTGAAGTTTGTCAACATCACCCAACAGATTGGCTGTTTAATGCTTCCACTCTAATAAGTAATGCAGGATCAAATGTTAACATCCGTAACTAGAAAAATGGCTGGCATAATAACAGCGTTAAATAAAAACCCTACGATTGCACATAATTCTGGAACGTATTCAGTTCAAATCCTTCATGACTCTTTCTACAGAGTCCATACTTGCCAAGTAAAAAATATCTTGTGCCTGCACAATGATTGGCGTTTCAACACCTATGAATGTGGGTCTTGTACATTGCGTATCGCAATTACTTTCTTCTTAGTCCACAAAGCAGAACTTCAACTGTAAAGTGCAAAGTGTCATGTGGCacttcttctgcatttcttaaaTAGTTTCATCAACTGCCGAAACCTTTCCTcgatcttttaaataaaacaaaaaacagataacTATTAAACATATGCAGAAGATACTTTTCTTTGTATGGCTAAAGCAGTCTATTGAATAGTCTGAAGTGTTGCTGATTTTACACTTTTGTAAGTAAGTAAAACACCTTGAAACAAAGATCTGGCAGACCTGCACCCTGGCTTTGTACATCACTTTTTGCTGGAATTTTTTTGGCCAGCTGAATGTCAATGGGTTATTGCCAGGTCTGAGGCAGTGGTGTTAAATAACGCTGTCCAAACTACCATTGAAATAAATGCAGATACTATATGTAGCAAGAGGAAAATTCaatggtttaaaataaaaaaatgggctCAATACGTTAACCGCTTAGAAGCGACATGTTTTGGGAAACTCTTCTTTGACAGTATGAGGTATATTATCAAATATAAATTATAGAGCTTATATTGGCAGAACAATGAGGGCAGTGTTTATGTTCTTTTCTACACGGAATTGGCTTCTAGggaacttttcttttttcttcacgCAAACGTATAATGTTGACCACAGCATAGGCTTTTAGACAGTGCCTGgattatatatagtgtatattgcTTAATAGTCTTCTAGAATGTCAAAAGTTTAGTCAGAGAAAGTCTATTGTTTCAGTGCAATTTGTACATCAACATGTGACTAAACAACTAACATCTGGCCAATCTGCTCATGTATGCAACATAATAGCAAGTTTAAAGGGGCAACAAAGTAGACTTGGTTCCTGGTACTGGCAAAAACCACCAGcttgcaacacaaaaaaaaaatctgtcctgTACATATAGTACAATAAAAAGCAATGGGAAGCAGTAATGTGGTTTTAGGAATAAGTAAATGAACAGAGTTTACTCTTAAATTTCTCACCCACCCACCACCTACAAACATTAGTTATTTTTAACAGTAAAATTACACTTAAACAAATTAATACAGAGCCTGCCAGGAAACTTGCCTTGTGAGGAGGTTTATCCATTTGTGAAGATAACAAAATAAACGTTTTCTGATCAGTTCCAAGCTGTTGACAGTTGAGGAGGATTAATCTGTCTTCATCCCTgtaaacatttaaacaaaagCCTTATAAAATTATAGTAAAGCAATAAACTAATGTTGTTTTACAATTCATATAAATCAAATGCTGCTGCTATTGCCTCAGTCTGCCCCACTCCTTGCAAGAGTGCagtgaaggaaaaaaagaaaaaagtcactCAGGGTTTGGACCATGCTGTAAGACAGACAgactaacgctagcaaaagagagactctagcgttaattcactcccttacgcctggcgaagttgcgctctggctaatggacgtaactatgcaaattcactaagatacggattttactgaacgttacctcttgtgccagacttgcacttcgcctggtctgatgtggcgaagAGTAGATAGGAcctcctcaaaaaatagttgaaaaaactGGCGAATTTCATTTTTCAGGGGGATAAGCtgcaaaagatacattttttctggggtacctggcttcccccatacatttcctaatatatggcacataaactatgcattgaactttaacttctcaccgtatgcaaattagacaatgctagcgcaactttgcttcgcttgccgcagtaacgctagtgccacttcgccagcgttcggcgccctagatgcaacttcggattttagtgaattagcgttgaccTGTCAAATCTACACCTGGTGAAGCTGTTGCCATGTTGGACCTGCTGGAAGCTAGAGGTTACCCACAGTGGGCACACCAGACCTATCTCAGTGAACAGGATACATACTACATTTTGAAAATGCTCTGGAAAGAAATTTTGAAAAGTGTGTGGGCTCCGAATTAATGTTCAAACTATTTtagtggagatcggtcgtttagtcagTCAGACAGATTAAATAATTTGTCAGATAGGCAGTGCTTGCAAAGATATCATTATCTGATATACATCCATCACATATCTGTATAAAATGTGTGGATTTGAACAAGTTGCTTACCTGGACCAAGTCGCAACAACttctcctttcttttttattacattctttgCAGATAGGCTTTGGGAGGAGTCCTTTGGTGATGAGCTTAAATGAAGAATGCAATCACTGGCAGATCTTTTGTGCTTTCCTTGAGATTTTTCCTTTGATGAAATATTGCTTTGCTCTTTCCCATcttcctttgcttttttttctctactttCCTGGTTGAGAAATTGCACTGGTCTCCTTTTCACCAATGGTTCCTCTTTCAATTCCTTTTTTCGTTTTGTGCTGTGAACTTTATCATTCCAATTGACTTGCACAATGCTTTCAGAAGACCCCTTGTTGCATATTATGGAGTCTTTTGTTACCTGCTCAGAGGACAGCTTGCTTTTTTCACAATCTTTTCTGTCTGTCACTGAATGAAAAAGTTGATGCAGGTTCTCTTGAGATACTGACACAAAAGTATTGTCTTTACTAGGACTAAGGGGTTCAGGTGGTTTAAACAATGAAACAGTTCTTTCGTGCACATCTTTCTCCTGCAATTGTTTGAAGTCTACAGCTTCATTATTAGCATTAACAAAACTTGTCTCTAAAATCGCTCTGCTGACAGATGGACGGGTTGCATCAGATTTGTTGACAGGAAATACTTTGTTTTCAGTTTCACGAGGGCGACTCCCCTCAGATTCATGCTCTTCAGAATTTACCTTTTTTAAGTGATCAGTAAGGGCTTTACCATCTGCATTTGTTGATTCTGGCAGGACAGGTGGAAAATGTTCCGCTGGTGGCCATTCAGAATTAGGAGATGAGGTTGAGGCTGCCCGCCTTATCTTTACAATGAAGTGATCATTTGACTTCTCCATGATAACAGCTTGCATGGGTTCACTTGGAAGGCACTGGAAACTAGAGGTGTCACTTGTATTTTCCAAAGAACTATTTGAGTTATCAGAATCCAGTGTTAAATGTATGTCTTGTTCTGCGATGTCTTCTTCTAATAGAACACCTTCACTATAATGTGTGCTACTAACCTCTTCGGAGTTATATTCAGGTGCAGTCCCTAGTCTGAGGAAGCTAAGATAAGAATCAGATTTCAATGGTGATGGCAGAGTTAATGACACTGCAAGATCCTCCATAAGTATTGAAGAATAGGATTTTGCTCTTTCATCTGATCCTGGAATGCTCTTAGAGGAGGAAAAAGGAATCTCTAGCATACAGCTCTCATCTAAGGCATCTGGGTTAACAAGTGTTGACAACAAACTAGATTGCACAGGAGAATGTGGAGGCCAGGACAAGGATGAAGGCATTTGCCAAGAAgtttttattggtgtattttcattatttaaggaCATTTTCTGGCTCAAAATACTTGTTTTTTCTGGTGTTTTAAACACCCATGATTTTTCCTCTGAAGCCTTTGTTTGATCCAGACCTTCTAAATCATTTAGCAAATTTTTGAAGATATCACCCATACGATCATCACTTACCAAATTAAAAGATAAGCCTGCATTCTCAGGTTTGAGTTTCTGGTTTTCAGAAGACCCCGATAATgttggttttatatttttttctaacaccattttattttttgaagcagATTCAACTCCAACAGGTACTTTTACCGGTTCTCTTGAAAGACCATCTTTATTTACACTATTTCTCCCAGGTTTATTATTCTGGTCTTTAACCTTGGGAACTTGTGCTTTGCTCTGAATTTTTACTGGCTCTTTTTTCAAGTGTGGGTCAGAAACTGGTGCAGTTTTATGGTTCTTCTGCTCATTTTTCTTATTTATCCGAACAGATGATGATATGTTATCTTGGACACAAATGCGGTTCTTAGCACCAGTACATTCCATCTCCGCTTTGTCACACAATTTTATAAGCATTATTTTTAGTGTATCAAACAAAGAGTCTAGTTGGTCATCCACGAAATTCCAGAGCTTTTTTTTCATATCTAATAGATGTTGTTCAAAAATACGATCTACAATCCCattctttttcagctttttcattttattatctatgtatttacatattttcttttgtaaacTGCTCGGTAATGAACACAATGCAGTccaattaacttttttaaccagAGTTATAAAGTATGATGTTCCAACTTCTATTACCTTATGGTACTGGCGCACTGTAAACTGCATTTTAAATTTCATATATTTCTTTCTAATATGTTTTCGAACTGCACGTAGCATCTGAAAAATATCGTGTACAGTAGATGGCTGGTCAGTTTTCATAATTTCTTCAAGACAGTTGTCAGGATTTACCTTCCTATCTTTCTGATTAGGCTGtttaagtaaatgtatttttaaataggaTTTcgattttccctttattttagtTGATTGTTTTCGTGAAGCAATGATTCCATTTGGTTTTCCCAATGATGTGTCATCTCTGTGGAAACTTATGGAAGCTTCACTTATATTTGTTTGGACTACAGAACTCTGCTTCAGGCAAGGAGTGGTGTTGGGTGCGTGCACACATGTAACTTCTTCCACATCACTTACAATTTCACCTTCTTCCATGTCATCTGAAGAAATAATAATGGGAGAACACTTTGCAGAGCTTGGGTCATTCTTTACAACTGGCTGAAAATTCTCCTTATTTAGTTCTTTTGACAAATGAGCACTGGAGCTTCCGTTAGCATAGTAGAACTCTAGTTTAGAAAGATGGGAATgggcagaggaaaaaaaaaaacatgttcagtTTGTTTGGTATTCTGAAGAGTTAATTAAACAttgaaaaacacaattaatatgcagatttttcagaGGTAGCTCgtctgaaaattacattttagtatgtggTATACAGAGGTATTCTAAAACAATTGGCAACTGAGTAATTTCATATTTTTGGaagcatttacttttttttgttgtgtggCTGTCACATTTAGAATTGTAATTGCTATCTGGATGGTATGGATGAACTACTATTTGAAAAGTTTTTAGGTCTATCCAACAcactaaatatttaaaggtgaactttcctTTTATAGCCGCTTTCAAATTTGGTTTTGCTCATAGCAAATCAACATTCTTTCTACCAAAATCTACAGTCTGAGATAAATACCAAGCACAATTAAGTACATATATGTTCCAAAACAGCTTTGCTTTGAAATATTGTGCTTCACTTGAGGGCTGGTGATTGTAGCAATGGGGCCAGGGACTTCTTGTTGTAAACATGCTATATCAGACAATCACATAATATAGTTCTATGTCACATGAAGCCCTGGCAAACAGTGGGAAACAGCAGGAAGGTCTTTGGTTTAAGAAGCTCTAGCGCATTCAATCAATTGAAAGCAGAGTAATGGAGAtatttggctgctgaggggacaATTACAGACAGATATTGTGATGGAAGTAGACCCACAATAAGCCGGCAACTTTTATAGGTCAGTTGATACACAATTAACCAAGGAATATTTACTATGAATTATGgagactttatttaaaaaaaaaaactcaagaaaatCTAGATGAATTAGTCCATACATGCTACTTGTAACTGGCTAAAGAAGGCTTTATGTTTTCTCACCCTCAGGAAATCCTGTTATAAAACCACACTCAGTCTAAGCATGGCACGCACCTGTCTTAAGTTGCTTACAAGCTCAAATTTAGTGTATTAGCCTGCTCCTTGAAGTAACCAGATTGAGTATATTCCACAAATCACTTTCTGCCTCTATAGGAGGTTCTAAGACACCCTAATTGGACAAAAATGAGAACATCTGGTATAGCTGCTATTTGAGTGGAGTTAGTATTAGTACAGCTTGAGCAATGGAGACGATGAGGCAGCGTGAAGCCCCAAGCATTAGAAGACAATTATTAAAACTGAAACTTTTTACCCAAATTAATCCATTTAAATAGGTAGTCTTAATTAATCCAAATGTCACATCATATATCTAATATCAAATCCTTTAGTGCccttttaaaacatataaacaatcTTACATCTACCCAGGTCCAAAGAAACACACAACAGCATTAACATTTGCATGTCTTAAAATGATAGTTGCTCATGAGGCTCCTACATGAGCTTTATAAAATTAAGATTCTTCAATAAATTAAGAttctttgaaaatgtaaaaaagttttcaACCTACCCTTAGTATTTTTTTCTGTGAGAACTCaattactattacaggtatggcatcaaTTATCTACAATGCTCAGGACCATTGTTGTttccccataatttggatctccctaccataaactctaataaaaaaacaaaaacaatttgaacacttaataaaattgaattgtttttccaccaattaaGATTTATGCAACGTAGCTGAACATCAAGTCACTGCTTtaataattaagtaaatattaaCAGATATAGAGTGGACTCTTCAAGAGATAGCTCAGAATTATTTCtgttaatgggtttccagataagggatcccatcaCTGTATTTTACAATAATACTCAGTCCAGCTTGCAAAACCACCTCATCCCCAGTTTGGGAACTTCAGctttttaatcaatttaaataagtgtaaaaatggaaataaagaagCAGAATTTCAAGAACAGCTGCTGTGCTTAGGATGCATATTCATTGAATATAGGGTTATGCTTTCAATGCAATTACCTGAAAGATGTGATCCTTAAAAAAGAAAGATTTACTCAGATACAATAGAGGGTTCATAAAAAACGAATAGTGCAAGTAGCACAGTACAAATAAGCAAGACTGTTTGCCAACCCTATTCACTTAGTATACGAAAcagttttctaaaaatatataaaatacagttccTCCAATTTAAACCATTGACTTCAACAGCTAAACCCTAATTAGACAGTCATACTTCCACAATATGAGAACAAAAGAATTGACTAAATTGTTAGTACCTTTATTTAACACTCACTACAGAAGCCTTGGCTGTATAATCAATTTTATGCAGTTTCACTATTGGCTTCACTGGACTTTTAAGTGGACTGATGATTTTTGGAACACGTGTTATAAAATGTAAGTCAATATTCATTACAGAGTAGTCATCATCATGGAGAAACTGCTTAGATTCAATTTCTTTAGTGCTTATTTCTACAAGATCAGAATTTGAGGATTCACATATACCTTTTTCTGGTTcagttacatttttcaaaatgttggtaTTGTGTTCAAATTCTTTATTCAACTGTTTTGATGGACTCAGGTTTTCCTGGCAAAATCCTTTTTGTGCAACGCTATCTTCATATACAATATCTGAATGAGGACTCTCACTGCCACTGCATTTGTCAAGCTCTATGTAGCAATCCAGGTCTATAACCTGTGACACGTCGGCAACACTTGTTTCCATCACGTCAGAATGAAGTGAATGCAACTCATCGTTTACATCAGCCTTTTCAAGATCAGCCACTGAAAGTGTTGTATTCAAGGGTGCTGAATTAGATTCTTCAATTGTGATCCCTGGTTGGTTTTGAGGAATACACTTAATGCCACCCACAACAGATTGGCATTTCTGATATGCTTCTAAATTTAAGTTAGACTTTGTCACTTGTTTTACTGATGGATTATTTGTTAGAATATTTGGTTCTGGATTGCTTTTCTGAGAGGACACACATTTCACTTCATTTATACTCTCAAAAGACTCACACACTTGTGGTACTGGCTCACGATTGTTAATTTCACGGATGCCACATTTCTCATCACACAGTAGCAAGGGCAGTTTGTTTGCATTCGATTCAGAGAAGGACTTTGTTTTAACAGGAGAGAGGGTCAAATCAAGAGTTTCCATATATGACAGCTTGAGATCCCTCACAATGTTGGTTTCCTTTTCATCTACCACATGCTTTTCAGCATTCAAAGGTTTGCATGGATTATCAGTTTTACAGGAACTTTTTACTTCACTACTGTGCATATCTGAAGATAATTCTTTCAGCTTTCCTACTCCAGTAAATTCTTTATGTTCTTTTCGGTCATGAtgacttctctctttctcttttttatcCCTACCAGATTTCATACTTTTGTGTTCCAATAAGTATTTGTCTTCTTTCTTTGACATAATCTTATGTTCATTTTTACTGCCGCTAATTAATTTGGAATCTCTGTACCCAGATTTTGAATCTTTGTTGAAGTCAGAAGAATGCTTCTCTCTTCGACTTGGAGCACTGCTCCTCCTGTGATCATTCAGTTCAGTCTTGAGTTTATAACAACTTTCatccttaaggtatgaagttctttGTGATCTCCTTGCTGGATCATCTTTTTCAGTTATTCTGTTTTTATGTTCGGAGTCTTTACCTTTTTCATAATCCTTAGAGTCCCTTCGGCTGTAGGATTCATAAGACTTTCGAAGCTTCTCTTTCGTACGAGGATCGCTTGACTGTGCCCTGTCTCTCATTGACCGTGCTTTATCGTGAGAGGTTGAGGGAAgtgattttctattatttttttcattaagtgaATCAAACTTTGTAGACGGGTTTTCTGGTCTACTCTCATTTTTTACACTGTTAGAAGGAGGTCCAGTTTCTTTCTGTTCAGCAGTTTTCTTTTCACTTGCTGAACTGGTGCTACTACTTCTACACTCCTCCCTCTGCCTACACTCTTTAGACTGATcatcaacatttctttcctttcttcctttAGCTGCATCTTGGCTTGAATGCTCTTCTGTATTGTCTTTTTGTAAATCTGTCTCTGAACCTTTGAAAAGCTTAGCACATGAGGGTTTTGAACTGCTGGAAGAGTTCTTGTCCCCAGCATCTATGCCTTTTTCTGTAGGCTGATAATTCAAGCAGGTTGAATCATTTCTTTTAGGGTGAATTGTCTGGTTTTGCAATTCAGGTTTCCCACAACTGTCCGTAGTCTTTGACTGTATTTCTCTTGATCTGCTTTCTACTTGGCAGCTGGTTTTATTAGGTTCCGATAATGACACAGGAATGTGTTTATTAATGCGAGGGTTCACTGAAGAAAACAACCTGGGAGGTGGAACAAAAGTGGAAGAATGATTAGAAGGCACATCATTTTGGAAAAGAAACAAGTTACATGActtaaagcactgtgtatcttgacagcgctatataaataaatgatgttgaTGACTTTTCTTTGTGCGTAGCAAAAAGAAATGAGTAAAGCATCAGGGGCATAAAAtacactaaatacaaaaaaaaagatttaaacaagACAAGATCAGACACAGTTAAAGCACATCATTTCAACAATGGCCTGCAATAGTAACAAAACAAGAAATGTGGAAACCTGATTTTGTCAACTTCAAATGTATTTTGTAGTGGATGTATTTATTTTAGAGTAAttcatttggaagaaaaaaaatgcaaagatacCAATATTTATGGCCGTGACTGTACATAGTACCTTATGTTGTGGGGTATTAACCCAGTTACTTAACACTCAtggaaaaattataatattttcaaGCAGGCCTACTATGTCAGTTATCCAATGTCAGGCCAGTCATGCATGCACTTTTATTAGGAATTCTAATATTTCACTGTGCATATTTAtaaggactaagttttacctttcATTTGCATAACAAGGGCTAAAATCCCCAAATGGCTGGCAAAGGATCAACTAACAGATTCTGCAAATGATAGGAGCTACTACTCCTGTATAAACCAAACAGCAAATGGGTAGTCGTGTTCACacttaacattttaaatgataaattggGAATGTAGTAAGGGTGTGTCATAGATTGTACAGACCAGAAAATGGATCTTCTGTGCTTACTCAGGACAAAAGATTTTCCCCTATCCTGCCAGCGATAGACTACTATCATTGGCAGGGAAAGGGCTGACATTTTTCAGAGGGGCCACAAAGAGTTTAAAGGATATTAAGACATTTGGCCCAAAAAGCTACCAAGAAAAGAACTCCctgataaagtgaaaaaaataaataaaacaagagtGAACCCCCTCAGCCTATTTAGTGTATAATGACTCATTACAACTGTGGACCCATCTGCACATTTTGGGAATAATACCCATTTATACAAGTGAACTGTAAGCCATTCCACCTCCCTTCGCCAAACATTAAAGCTCCAAGGGAAATTATGTGCATACAATATGTCAACAAAACAGTAGTCATGAAATTCTTTGAACAATTTAATGTTTTATGATGAAACATTTATATCCAGACTTAAATATTGACTCCTGAGTTTTACAAATCCTTTCCTATTAATATAAGGTCAAACAAAGCCTTAAATACTATAAAGACAGGAGTAAACTCGAAGGGCCCCCTTTAATCCCAATATC
The genomic region above belongs to Xenopus laevis strain J_2021 chromosome 5L, Xenopus_laevis_v10.1, whole genome shotgun sequence and contains:
- the LOC108716872 gene encoding CASP8-associated protein 2 isoform X1 — encoded protein: MTDKGDKEDLTMVYFQDVYDSPAKSDTSSVDIYDGLDISSIPVLAEPSILSIPTRDCLDLYEEILTEEVTAKEASFNDLHAEYEKCQNQMKELINRLKEMQTQNTTLQNENQCLKKNISALIKTARVEINRKEDEINRLNQRLFSSVNPRINKHIPVSLSEPNKTSCQVESRSREIQSKTTDSCGKPELQNQTIHPKRNDSTCLNYQPTEKGIDAGDKNSSSSSKPSCAKLFKGSETDLQKDNTEEHSSQDAAKGRKERNVDDQSKECRQREECRSSSTSSASEKKTAEQKETGPPSNSVKNESRPENPSTKFDSLNEKNNRKSLPSTSHDKARSMRDRAQSSDPRTKEKLRKSYESYSRRDSKDYEKGKDSEHKNRITEKDDPARRSQRTSYLKDESCYKLKTELNDHRRSSAPSRREKHSSDFNKDSKSGYRDSKLISGSKNEHKIMSKKEDKYLLEHKSMKSGRDKKEKERSHHDRKEHKEFTGVGKLKELSSDMHSSEVKSSCKTDNPCKPLNAEKHVVDEKETNIVRDLKLSYMETLDLTLSPVKTKSFSESNANKLPLLLCDEKCGIREINNREPVPQVCESFESINEVKCVSSQKSNPEPNILTNNPSVKQVTKSNLNLEAYQKCQSVVGGIKCIPQNQPGITIEESNSAPLNTTLSVADLEKADVNDELHSLHSDVMETSVADVSQVIDLDCYIELDKCSGSESPHSDIVYEDSVAQKGFCQENLSPSKQLNKEFEHNTNILKNVTEPEKEFYYANGSSSAHLSKELNKENFQPVVKNDPSSAKCSPIIISSDDMEEGEIVSDVEEVTCVHAPNTTPCLKQSSVVQTNISEASISFHRDDTSLGKPNGIIASRKQSTKIKGKSKSYLKIHLLKQPNQKDRKVNPDNCLEEIMKTDQPSTVHDIFQMLRAVRKHIRKKYMKFKMQFTVRQYHKVIEVGTSYFITLVKKVNWTALCSLPSSLQKKICKYIDNKMKKLKKNGIVDRIFEQHLLDMKKKLWNFVDDQLDSLFDTLKIMLIKLCDKAEMECTGAKNRICVQDNISSSVRINKKNEQKNHKTAPVSDPHLKKEPVKIQSKAQVPKVKDQNNKPGRNSVNKDGLSREPVKVPVGVESASKNKMVLEKNIKPTLSGSSENQKLKPENAGLSFNLVSDDRMGDIFKNLLNDLEGLDQTKASEEKSWVFKTPEKTSILSQKMSLNNENTPIKTSWQMPSSLSWPPHSPVQSSLLSTLVNPDALDESCMLEIPFSSSKSIPGSDERAKSYSSILMEDLAVSLTLPSPLKSDSYLSFLRLGTAPEYNSEEVSSTHYSEGVLLEEDIAEQDIHLTLDSDNSNSSLENTSDTSSFQCLPSEPMQAVIMEKSNDHFIVKIRRAASTSSPNSEWPPAEHFPPVLPESTNADGKALTDHLKKVNSEEHESEGSRPRETENKVFPVNKSDATRPSVSRAILETSFVNANNEAVDFKQLQEKDVHERTVSLFKPPEPLSPSKDNTFVSVSQENLHQLFHSVTDRKDCEKSKLSSEQVTKDSIICNKGSSESIVQVNWNDKVHSTKRKKELKEEPLVKRRPVQFLNQESREKKAKEDGKEQSNISSKEKSQGKHKRSASDCILHLSSSPKDSSQSLSAKNVIKKKGEVVATWSRDEDRLILLNCQQLGTDQKTFILLSSQMDKPPHKIEERFRQLMKLFKKCRRSAT